The following proteins come from a genomic window of Sorex araneus isolate mSorAra2 chromosome 1, mSorAra2.pri, whole genome shotgun sequence:
- the CDCA7L gene encoding cell division cycle-associated 7-like protein isoform X2 — protein MEVATRSQIPKEVADIFNAPSDDEEFFGFQDDVPMETLSSAESCESFDSLESGKQDVRFRSKYFTEELRRIFIEDTDSEMEDFEGFTQSELNVTSNPEAMLPECGGSEEKAPLASEEEAAEEEEEAVEEEEEAATPRRGRRRSSSVGLRVAFPFPTKKAAKKTDKDNSSASTFPSSCFQDDKNAVLGRKRSCRQGKQGDESASESEDESRDGAQESSDALLRRSTNIKENKAMLAQLLAELNSMPDFFPVRTPTSATKRKTSRRAFSEGQLPRRMNPTRSARPPEKFALENFTVSATKFAEEFYGFRRRKTISGGRCQGYRRRCRISSFRPVEDITEEDLENVAITVRDKIYDKVLGNTCHQCRQKTIDTKTVCRNQGCGGVRGQFCGPCLRNRYGEDVRSALLDPDWMCPPCRGICNCSYCRRRDGRCATGILIHLAKFYGYNNVKEYLESLQKQLVEDN, from the exons TGAAGAGTTCTTTGGGTTCCAGGATGACGTTCCCATGGAAACGCTCTCCTCCGCAGAGAGCTGTGAGAGCTTCGACTCGCTGGAGTCGGGGAAGCAG GATGTGCGTTTTCGTTCCAAATACTTTACTGAAGAGCTGAGAAGGATTTTTATCGAAGACACGGACTCGGAGATGGAAGATTTTGAAGGGTTTACCCAGAGTGAGCTGAATGTGACGAGTAACCCAGAAGCAATG CTTCCGGAGTGCGGCGGGAGTGAGGAGAAGGCCCCCTTGGCGAgcgaggaggaggcggcggaggaggaagaggaggcagtggaggaggaggaggaggcggccacCCCCAGACGAGGGAGACGGAGAAGCAGCAGTGTGGGGCTTCGAGTGGCCTTTCCCTTCCCCACCAAGAAAGCCGCGAAAAAAACAGACAAGGACAATTCTTCTGCGTCCACGTTTCCCAGTTCCTGCTTCCAGGATGATAAAAACGCAGTGCTCGGGAGGAAGAGAAGCTGCCGGCAGGGGAAGCAGGGGGACGAGTCCGCCTCCGAGTCCGAGGACGAGTCCCGAGATGGGGCCCAGGAGAGCTCGGATGCTCTGCTGAGGAGGAGCACGAACATCAAGGAGAACAAGGCCATG CTCGCACAACTGCTGGCGGAACTGAACTCCATGCCAGATTTCTTCCCCGTGCGCACCCCGACCTCGGCCACA AAGAGGAAGACGTCCCGGAGGGCCTTCTCCGAGGGACAGCTTCCCCGGCGCATGAACCCCACGCGGAGCGCACGGCCCCCCGAGAAGTTTGCCCTGGAGAACTTCACGGTCTCGGCCACCAAGTTCGCAGAGGAGTTTTACGGTTTCAGGAGGAGGAAAACCATCAGTGGG GGGAGATGCCAGGGGTACAGACGGCGCTGCCGGATATCTTCATTTCGGCCCGTGGAGGATATCACAGAAGAGGATTTAGAAAATGTGGCCATCACTGTCCGAGATAAGATCTATGACAAAGTCCTT gGCAACACTTGCCACCAGTGCCGTCAGAAAACCATCGATACCAAGACGGTGTGTCGGAACCAGGGCTGCGGTGGCGTGCGCGGGCAGTTCTGTGGGCCGTGCCTGCGGAACCGCTACGGGGAAGACGTGAGGTCTGCGCTGCTGGACCCG GACTGGATGTGTCCCCCTTGCCGTGGCATTTGCAACTGCAGCTACTGTCGGAGGCGCGACGGCCGCTGTGCCACTGGGATCCTCATTCACCTGGCCAAATTCTACGGTTATAATAACGTGAAAGAGTATCTGGAGAG CTTACAGAAGCAACTGGTAGAGGACAACTGA
- the CDCA7L gene encoding cell division cycle-associated 7-like protein isoform X1 → MEVATRSQIPKEVADIFNAPSDDEEFFGFQDDVPMETLSSAESCESFDSLESGKQQDVRFRSKYFTEELRRIFIEDTDSEMEDFEGFTQSELNVTSNPEAMLPECGGSEEKAPLASEEEAAEEEEEAVEEEEEAATPRRGRRRSSSVGLRVAFPFPTKKAAKKTDKDNSSASTFPSSCFQDDKNAVLGRKRSCRQGKQGDESASESEDESRDGAQESSDALLRRSTNIKENKAMLAQLLAELNSMPDFFPVRTPTSATKRKTSRRAFSEGQLPRRMNPTRSARPPEKFALENFTVSATKFAEEFYGFRRRKTISGGRCQGYRRRCRISSFRPVEDITEEDLENVAITVRDKIYDKVLGNTCHQCRQKTIDTKTVCRNQGCGGVRGQFCGPCLRNRYGEDVRSALLDPDWMCPPCRGICNCSYCRRRDGRCATGILIHLAKFYGYNNVKEYLESLQKQLVEDN, encoded by the exons TGAAGAGTTCTTTGGGTTCCAGGATGACGTTCCCATGGAAACGCTCTCCTCCGCAGAGAGCTGTGAGAGCTTCGACTCGCTGGAGTCGGGGAAGCAG cagGATGTGCGTTTTCGTTCCAAATACTTTACTGAAGAGCTGAGAAGGATTTTTATCGAAGACACGGACTCGGAGATGGAAGATTTTGAAGGGTTTACCCAGAGTGAGCTGAATGTGACGAGTAACCCAGAAGCAATG CTTCCGGAGTGCGGCGGGAGTGAGGAGAAGGCCCCCTTGGCGAgcgaggaggaggcggcggaggaggaagaggaggcagtggaggaggaggaggaggcggccacCCCCAGACGAGGGAGACGGAGAAGCAGCAGTGTGGGGCTTCGAGTGGCCTTTCCCTTCCCCACCAAGAAAGCCGCGAAAAAAACAGACAAGGACAATTCTTCTGCGTCCACGTTTCCCAGTTCCTGCTTCCAGGATGATAAAAACGCAGTGCTCGGGAGGAAGAGAAGCTGCCGGCAGGGGAAGCAGGGGGACGAGTCCGCCTCCGAGTCCGAGGACGAGTCCCGAGATGGGGCCCAGGAGAGCTCGGATGCTCTGCTGAGGAGGAGCACGAACATCAAGGAGAACAAGGCCATG CTCGCACAACTGCTGGCGGAACTGAACTCCATGCCAGATTTCTTCCCCGTGCGCACCCCGACCTCGGCCACA AAGAGGAAGACGTCCCGGAGGGCCTTCTCCGAGGGACAGCTTCCCCGGCGCATGAACCCCACGCGGAGCGCACGGCCCCCCGAGAAGTTTGCCCTGGAGAACTTCACGGTCTCGGCCACCAAGTTCGCAGAGGAGTTTTACGGTTTCAGGAGGAGGAAAACCATCAGTGGG GGGAGATGCCAGGGGTACAGACGGCGCTGCCGGATATCTTCATTTCGGCCCGTGGAGGATATCACAGAAGAGGATTTAGAAAATGTGGCCATCACTGTCCGAGATAAGATCTATGACAAAGTCCTT gGCAACACTTGCCACCAGTGCCGTCAGAAAACCATCGATACCAAGACGGTGTGTCGGAACCAGGGCTGCGGTGGCGTGCGCGGGCAGTTCTGTGGGCCGTGCCTGCGGAACCGCTACGGGGAAGACGTGAGGTCTGCGCTGCTGGACCCG GACTGGATGTGTCCCCCTTGCCGTGGCATTTGCAACTGCAGCTACTGTCGGAGGCGCGACGGCCGCTGTGCCACTGGGATCCTCATTCACCTGGCCAAATTCTACGGTTATAATAACGTGAAAGAGTATCTGGAGAG CTTACAGAAGCAACTGGTAGAGGACAACTGA